The following DNA comes from Streptosporangiales bacterium.
GTGTGTCGGCAGCTGGCGGAGCACGTTGCGGCGCATGGTCGTCACCTGATCCCTGCGTCGCGCTGCAGCCGCGCGCGCCGCGCGGGCACGACGAGGAGCACGGTGAGCACGATGACGGCGATGCCGAAGAACAGCGCGGCGGCCGACGCCAGCCCGTAGCGCGGCACGATGCGCTCCGGGTTGAACGCGTACCTGTAGATGTACGTGGGAATGATGTCGGTGGCGTAGTTCGGGCCACCGGCGGTCATCGTCTGCACGAGGTCGAAGGCGTTGAAGCTCATCACCACCGTAAGCAGCAGGATGATCAGCGCCAGCGGCCGGATCAGTGGCAGCGTGACGTAGCGGAACGACTGCCAGCGCGAGGCGCCGTCGACCTTGGCCGCGTCGTAGAGCTCGGCGGGGATCGTCTGCAGTGCGGCGAGGAAGTACACCATGGTGATGCCGAGGTTCTTCCACATGTCCACGACGAGCACCGTGGGCAGCGCGAGCGCTTCCTCGCCGAGGAAGTTGACCGGCTCGTCGACGAGCCCGGTGTCCTGCAGCACCGTGTTGACCGTGCCGCCGTTGGGATCGAGCAGCACCGCGAACACGACACCGACGACGGCGGTAGTCGTCACGACGGGCAGGAAGATGAGCACGCGGTAGACGTTCCTCCCGCGCAGCACGGAGTTGTTGAGCAGAACCGCGATGCTCAGCGCGAGCGGCATCTGGATGAACACGGCGAAGGCGGTGAAGATGAACGTGTTGCGGAACGCATTCCAGAACTGCGCGCTCGTGACGGCCTCGGTGAAGTTGGCCAGCCCGACGAACTCGGTCAGCGGCTCGTAGCCGTCCCAGTCGAAGAACGAGATCAGGGCCGTCGCGACGATCGGCCAGAAGGTGAACAGCGCTGCGAGCACGACCATCGGGGTGAGGAACGCGTAGTGCCAGCGGTGACTCTTGATCTCCGCCCACAGGTGGCCCTGTCTGCGGGCGGCGGGCACGCCGCTCGTGGCCTCCCTGCTCGGGACGAGCAGGCTCATCGCGAGGCCTCCGCGCGTGGTGCCGACGGCGCGGTGACGGCGAACCTGTGGTTCCGGCACCGACCGCCTCGACGGTGCCGTCGGGGAGACGGATCTCGCCTTCGGCGCCGCCGGGGACCTCGACGTCGAGCTGGAAGGTCTCGCCTGCTATGACCCATGCAGCACTCGCCGTGCCGCGCACGGTCCACAGCCGCGCGCCGGCCGACGTCAGCGGGCCGCGCGCGTCGGGGTTCACCAGGACGCGCCGGTAGCCGGGTGCCGCGGGTGAGATGCCGGCGACCCGGCTGACGTACCAGGCGACGACACTGCCGAAGAAGTAGTGGTTCCGCGAGCGGTAGCCCTCCCAGCGCTCCCACAGCGTCTTCGTGTCGCGGTCCTGCCAGTACCCGTAGCCCGGCGGTGTGCGTTGCGACGCGACCACGTGGGCGAGGTCGGCGTGCCCGTGGTCGCACAGCACGTCGAAGAGGACGCTGGTGCCGAGCACACCTGTGTTGAGGTGGCCGTCGTGGGCACGGATGTCGGCGACCAGGTTGGCCACCACGGCGTCGCGGACGTCCGCAGGGGCGATCCCGAAGGCGACCGGCAGGGCGTTCGAGCTCTGTCGGTAACCGTCGTCGGTTGCGGTGCGGTACACGCCGGCACCGGCGTCG
Coding sequences within:
- a CDS encoding ABC transporter permease subunit, translated to MSLLVPSREATSGVPAARRQGHLWAEIKSHRWHYAFLTPMVVLAALFTFWPIVATALISFFDWDGYEPLTEFVGLANFTEAVTSAQFWNAFRNTFIFTAFAVFIQMPLALSIAVLLNNSVLRGRNVYRVLIFLPVVTTTAVVGVVFAVLLDPNGGTVNTVLQDTGLVDEPVNFLGEEALALPTVLVVDMWKNLGITMVYFLAALQTIPAELYDAAKVDGASRWQSFRYVTLPLIRPLALIILLLTVVMSFNAFDLVQTMTAGGPNYATDIIPTYIYRYAFNPERIVPRYGLASAAALFFGIAVIVLTVLLVVPARRARLQRDAGIR